One window from the genome of Saimiri boliviensis isolate mSaiBol1 chromosome 2, mSaiBol1.pri, whole genome shotgun sequence encodes:
- the NUTM1 gene encoding NUT family member 1 isoform X2: MFQRSNQDSNSGLYCIFSTLSYSASPLPGPDKNMKPNSSQSPFPALPFPSPTSGPTDHPPREPPPQPTMPSVFSPDNPLMLSAFPSSLLVTGDRGPCLSGAGAGKITVKVKTEGGSAELSQTQNFILNQTALNWITPGATCGSLKGPAPRFVTASNVKTILPSKAAGVSQEGPLGLLPQALPPVAQLAPTVPLEKAWLGPHGTTRKGDTMATLYKPSLGGHSKISKDVYENFRRWQRYKALARMHLSQSPDTEALSCFLIPVLRSLARLNPAMTLEEGLPKAVQEWEHTSNFDRMIFYEMAEKFMEFEAEEMQIQNTQLMKGSQGLSSATPLKLEPPGLLASEVYQQPVYIPKKTAPKARAPRRRQRKPQRPPVPGAPKEIPPEAVQEYVDIMEELVGTHLATGESGGKQEEEEGQQQEEGMYPDPGLLSYINELCSQQVFVSKVEAIIHPQFWADLLSPEKRRDPLALIEELEQEEGLTFAQLVQKRLSALEEQEDVESSPSYSGAQLESSPSVSDEDEDGGGRFRPSHWLQGAGGAVRLGKVSSSGKRAREVYGGQERSLDSPREKHRDGNTLPAPSTWDLQPELAAPQGTLGSLGMERRGSGKVINQVSPRQDGHLGGAGSPGHCLVADRTLEALPLCWQKSFQPKSAPSLDAGLAEPAPLQGQGLEKQILGLQKGEQTGGHGVLPQRKKPLAVPQEGSSGAMWGDDRGTPTAQSYDQNLSLRAAGDKDKVSLSPGLWLSSGMDTAGLELSIQIEEVIESFQVEECATEYQEGCQGLGFRGISLGPGETILPGDTDSSVIPWGGTVATAALEKGNYCSLSGPLRANSLTLRSKKNQEQSHETIGDPNDLWAAGCLPLLESRIGGSTLGSAKKTLQPTGQENLLIIGTQDTSSLPEASQEAGSRGNSFSPLLETPEQVNILDVKYDYGLQRRVSEDTCPLNVHSYDPEGEGGVDPDLSKPKNLAPFQESQESYTTGTLKATSHQGLGSTSTRWGTRDAIVLRETSVSKTHRSADRAKRKGKKKGKEAEEEDEELSSFAYLLASKLSVSPRGHPASPHHTSGGQGSQRASHLLSSEARGPSKPPNPVAKSGKLPLFEGPAPTEKRPHSGAQLGVCGEKLLDLGVVRPSQPRKRRRDSFVTGRRKKRRRSQ; this comes from the exons CATCTCCATTGCCAGGACCAGATAAGAACATGAAACCTAATTCCAGCCAGTCTCCATTCCCTGCACTTCCCTTTCCTTCACCGACTTCTGGTCCAACAGACCACCCACCTAGGGAGCCACCACCACAGCCCACCATGCCTTCAGTATTCTCTCCAGACAACCCTCTGATGCTCTCTGCTTTCCCCAGCTCACTGTTGGTGACAGGGGATAGGGGTCCTTGCCTCAGTGGGGCTGGAGCTGGCAAAATCACTGTCAAAGTCAAGACAGAAGGAGGATCAGCTGAGCTCTCTCAAACTCAGAACTTTATCCTTAATCAGACTGCCCTCAATTGGATTACCCCGGGTGCTACCTGTGGGAGCCTTAAGGGTCCTGCACCTCGATTTGTGACAGCATCTAATGTGAAGACTATTCTGCCCTCTAAGGCTGCTGGTGTCAGCCAGGAGGGCCCCCTAggccttctgcctcaggctctaCCACCAGTTGCTCAACTGGCTCCCACTGTACCCCTGGAAAAAGCTTGGCTAGGGCCACATGGGACTACCAGGAAAGGAGATACCATGGCCACTCTATACAAGCCATCACTAGGTGGCCACTCCAAAATTTCCAAGGACGTTTATGAGAACTTCCGTCGATGGCAGCGTTACAAAGCCTTGGCCCGGATGCACCTATCCCAAAGTCCTGACACAGAAgctctttcctgttttcttat CCCAGTGCTTCGTTCCCTGGCCCGGCTGAATCCCGCTATGACCCTGGAGGAGGGACTGCCAAAGGCTGTGCAGGAATGGGAGCATACCAGCAACTTTGACCGGATGATCTTCTATGAGATGGCGGAAAA GTTCatggagtttgaggctgaggaGATGCAGATTCAGAACACACAGCTGATGAAAGGGTCTCAGGGCCTGTCTTCTGCAACCCCTTTGAAACTTGAGCCTCCAGGGCTCCTGGCCTCTGAGGTTTACCAGCAACCAG TGTACATTCCGAAGAAGACAGCCCCCAAGGCACGGGCCCCCCGCCGGCGTCAGCGTAAACCCCAGAGACCTCCTGTTCCTGGGGCACCCAAGGAGATCCCACCAGAAGCTGTGCAGGAATATGTTGACATCATGGAAGAGCTGGTGGGGACTCACTTGGCCACTGGGGAGTCAGGTGGAaaacaggaagaggaagaagggcagcagcaggaggaagggATGTATCCAGATCCAGGTCTTCTGAGCTACATCAACGAGCTGTGTTCTCAGCAGGTCTTTGTCTCCAAG GTGGAGGCCATCATTCACCCTCAATTTTGGGCAGATCTGCTGTCCCCAGAAAAACGCAGAGATCCCTTGGCCTTAATTGAGGAGCTAGAGCAAGAAGAAGGACTCACTTTTGCCCAG CTGGTCCAGAAGCGACTCTCGGCCTTGGAAGAGCAGGAAGATGTGGAGTCGTCTCCAAGTTACAGTGGAGCTCAGCTGGAGTCAAGTCCTTCTGTTTCTGATGAGGATGAAGATGGGGGTGGGCGGTTTCGGCCCTCACATTGGCTTCAGGGGGCTGGGGGCGCTGTTCGCCTTGGAAAGGTTTCTTCTTCAGGAAAACGGGCAAGAGAAGTGTATGGTGGGCAGGAGAGATCCCTAGATAGCCCCAGAGAGAAACACAGGGATGGGAACACTCTGCCAGCCCCGAGCACCTGGGACCTGCAGCCAGAACTTGCAGCTCCACAGGGAACTTTGGGATCCTTGGGTATGGAGAGGAGAGGGTCTGGGAAGGTTATAAACCAGGTATCTCCACGTCAGGATGGCCACCTAGGAGGTGCTGGGTCTCCTGGGCACTGCCTGGTGGCTGATAGGACTTTAGAGGCTCTGCCCCTTTGCTGGCAGAAAAGCTTTCAGCCCAAGAGCGCTCCCAGTTTGGATGCTGGACTTGCAGAGCCGGCTCCTCTGCAAGGACAAGGGTTAGAAAAGCAAATCCTGGGATTGCAGAAAGGAGAACAAACAGGGGGTCATGGAGTGCTTCCTCAACGGAAGAAGCCTTTGGCAGTGCCCCAGGAAGGCTCTTCAGGAGCCATGTGGGGAGATGACAGAGGTACCCCCACAGCTCAGAGTTATGATCAGAATCTTTCCCTTAGAGCAGCTGGGGACAAGGACAAAGTCTCTCTCAGCCCAGGACTCTGGCTGAGCAGTGGGATGGATACTGCAGGCTTGGAGCTGTCCATACAAATAGAAGAGGTCATAGAGAGCTTCCAAGTTGAGGAGTGTGCAACTGAGTATCAGGAAGGCTGCCAGGGACTGGGCTTCAGGGGCATTTCCCTGGGTCCTGGAGAAACCATACTACCTGGGGACACAGATAGCAGTGTGATCCCCTGGGGAGGCACAGTTGCAACAGCTGCCCTAGAAAAGGGAAACTATTGCAGCTTGTCAGGACCTTTGAGGGCCAACAGCTTGACCTTGAGGtccaaaaaaaatcaagaacaaagCCATGAAACCATAGGAGATCCCAATGATCTGTGGGCAGCAGGTTGCTTGCCATTGCTGGAAAGCAGAATTGGTGGTTCCACACTGGGGTCTGCCAAAAAAACCCTCCAGCCCACAGGCCAAGAGAATCTCCTTATCATAGGGACCCAGGATACCTCCTCCTTGCCTGAAGCCAGTCAAGAGGCAGGGAGCAGAGGCAAttccttttctcctctgttgGAAACCCCAGAACAGGTCAACATACTAGATGTTAAATATGACTATGGCCTCCAACGAAGGGTCAGCGAGGACACCTGCCCACTGAATGTTCATTCTTATGACCCTGAAGGAGAAGGTGGGGTGGATCCTGATCTATCCAAGCCTAAAAACCTTGCTCCTTTCCAAGAGAGTCAGGAGTCTTACACAACTGGGACCCTCAAAGCAACATCTCACCAGGGCCTTGGAAGCACTTCCACCAGATGGGGAACCAGGGATGCCATAGTTCTGAGAGAAACTTCTGTTAGTAAAACACATAGGTCAGCAGATAGggccaaaagaaaggggaaaaagaaggggaaggaagcagaggaagaggatgaggaaCTCTCCAGCTTTGCTTATCTCTTGGCCTCTAAACTTAGTGTCTCGCCAAGGGGACATCCTGCCAGTCCTCACCATACCTCAGGAGGTCAGGGCAGCCAGAGAGCATCCCACCTGCTCTCTTCTGAGGCAAGAGGCCCCAGCAAACCTCCAAATCCAGTTGCCAAGTCTGGGAAGCTACCTCTGTTTGAAGGTCCAGCCCCTACTGAAAAGAGACCCCACTCAGGAGCTCAACTTGGGGTCTGCGGGGAGAAACTCCTAGACCTGGGAGTAGTTCGACCCTCACAGCCTCGTAAAAGGCGGCGTGACAGTTTTGTCACGGGCAGAAGGAAGAAACGACGTCGTAGCCAGTAG
- the NUTM1 gene encoding NUT family member 1 isoform X1, which produces MASEGTSPLPGPDKNMKPNSSQSPFPALPFPSPTSGPTDHPPREPPPQPTMPSVFSPDNPLMLSAFPSSLLVTGDRGPCLSGAGAGKITVKVKTEGGSAELSQTQNFILNQTALNWITPGATCGSLKGPAPRFVTASNVKTILPSKAAGVSQEGPLGLLPQALPPVAQLAPTVPLEKAWLGPHGTTRKGDTMATLYKPSLGGHSKISKDVYENFRRWQRYKALARMHLSQSPDTEALSCFLIPVLRSLARLNPAMTLEEGLPKAVQEWEHTSNFDRMIFYEMAEKFMEFEAEEMQIQNTQLMKGSQGLSSATPLKLEPPGLLASEVYQQPVYIPKKTAPKARAPRRRQRKPQRPPVPGAPKEIPPEAVQEYVDIMEELVGTHLATGESGGKQEEEEGQQQEEGMYPDPGLLSYINELCSQQVFVSKVEAIIHPQFWADLLSPEKRRDPLALIEELEQEEGLTFAQLVQKRLSALEEQEDVESSPSYSGAQLESSPSVSDEDEDGGGRFRPSHWLQGAGGAVRLGKVSSSGKRAREVYGGQERSLDSPREKHRDGNTLPAPSTWDLQPELAAPQGTLGSLGMERRGSGKVINQVSPRQDGHLGGAGSPGHCLVADRTLEALPLCWQKSFQPKSAPSLDAGLAEPAPLQGQGLEKQILGLQKGEQTGGHGVLPQRKKPLAVPQEGSSGAMWGDDRGTPTAQSYDQNLSLRAAGDKDKVSLSPGLWLSSGMDTAGLELSIQIEEVIESFQVEECATEYQEGCQGLGFRGISLGPGETILPGDTDSSVIPWGGTVATAALEKGNYCSLSGPLRANSLTLRSKKNQEQSHETIGDPNDLWAAGCLPLLESRIGGSTLGSAKKTLQPTGQENLLIIGTQDTSSLPEASQEAGSRGNSFSPLLETPEQVNILDVKYDYGLQRRVSEDTCPLNVHSYDPEGEGGVDPDLSKPKNLAPFQESQESYTTGTLKATSHQGLGSTSTRWGTRDAIVLRETSVSKTHRSADRAKRKGKKKGKEAEEEDEELSSFAYLLASKLSVSPRGHPASPHHTSGGQGSQRASHLLSSEARGPSKPPNPVAKSGKLPLFEGPAPTEKRPHSGAQLGVCGEKLLDLGVVRPSQPRKRRRDSFVTGRRKKRRRSQ; this is translated from the exons CATCTCCATTGCCAGGACCAGATAAGAACATGAAACCTAATTCCAGCCAGTCTCCATTCCCTGCACTTCCCTTTCCTTCACCGACTTCTGGTCCAACAGACCACCCACCTAGGGAGCCACCACCACAGCCCACCATGCCTTCAGTATTCTCTCCAGACAACCCTCTGATGCTCTCTGCTTTCCCCAGCTCACTGTTGGTGACAGGGGATAGGGGTCCTTGCCTCAGTGGGGCTGGAGCTGGCAAAATCACTGTCAAAGTCAAGACAGAAGGAGGATCAGCTGAGCTCTCTCAAACTCAGAACTTTATCCTTAATCAGACTGCCCTCAATTGGATTACCCCGGGTGCTACCTGTGGGAGCCTTAAGGGTCCTGCACCTCGATTTGTGACAGCATCTAATGTGAAGACTATTCTGCCCTCTAAGGCTGCTGGTGTCAGCCAGGAGGGCCCCCTAggccttctgcctcaggctctaCCACCAGTTGCTCAACTGGCTCCCACTGTACCCCTGGAAAAAGCTTGGCTAGGGCCACATGGGACTACCAGGAAAGGAGATACCATGGCCACTCTATACAAGCCATCACTAGGTGGCCACTCCAAAATTTCCAAGGACGTTTATGAGAACTTCCGTCGATGGCAGCGTTACAAAGCCTTGGCCCGGATGCACCTATCCCAAAGTCCTGACACAGAAgctctttcctgttttcttat CCCAGTGCTTCGTTCCCTGGCCCGGCTGAATCCCGCTATGACCCTGGAGGAGGGACTGCCAAAGGCTGTGCAGGAATGGGAGCATACCAGCAACTTTGACCGGATGATCTTCTATGAGATGGCGGAAAA GTTCatggagtttgaggctgaggaGATGCAGATTCAGAACACACAGCTGATGAAAGGGTCTCAGGGCCTGTCTTCTGCAACCCCTTTGAAACTTGAGCCTCCAGGGCTCCTGGCCTCTGAGGTTTACCAGCAACCAG TGTACATTCCGAAGAAGACAGCCCCCAAGGCACGGGCCCCCCGCCGGCGTCAGCGTAAACCCCAGAGACCTCCTGTTCCTGGGGCACCCAAGGAGATCCCACCAGAAGCTGTGCAGGAATATGTTGACATCATGGAAGAGCTGGTGGGGACTCACTTGGCCACTGGGGAGTCAGGTGGAaaacaggaagaggaagaagggcagcagcaggaggaagggATGTATCCAGATCCAGGTCTTCTGAGCTACATCAACGAGCTGTGTTCTCAGCAGGTCTTTGTCTCCAAG GTGGAGGCCATCATTCACCCTCAATTTTGGGCAGATCTGCTGTCCCCAGAAAAACGCAGAGATCCCTTGGCCTTAATTGAGGAGCTAGAGCAAGAAGAAGGACTCACTTTTGCCCAG CTGGTCCAGAAGCGACTCTCGGCCTTGGAAGAGCAGGAAGATGTGGAGTCGTCTCCAAGTTACAGTGGAGCTCAGCTGGAGTCAAGTCCTTCTGTTTCTGATGAGGATGAAGATGGGGGTGGGCGGTTTCGGCCCTCACATTGGCTTCAGGGGGCTGGGGGCGCTGTTCGCCTTGGAAAGGTTTCTTCTTCAGGAAAACGGGCAAGAGAAGTGTATGGTGGGCAGGAGAGATCCCTAGATAGCCCCAGAGAGAAACACAGGGATGGGAACACTCTGCCAGCCCCGAGCACCTGGGACCTGCAGCCAGAACTTGCAGCTCCACAGGGAACTTTGGGATCCTTGGGTATGGAGAGGAGAGGGTCTGGGAAGGTTATAAACCAGGTATCTCCACGTCAGGATGGCCACCTAGGAGGTGCTGGGTCTCCTGGGCACTGCCTGGTGGCTGATAGGACTTTAGAGGCTCTGCCCCTTTGCTGGCAGAAAAGCTTTCAGCCCAAGAGCGCTCCCAGTTTGGATGCTGGACTTGCAGAGCCGGCTCCTCTGCAAGGACAAGGGTTAGAAAAGCAAATCCTGGGATTGCAGAAAGGAGAACAAACAGGGGGTCATGGAGTGCTTCCTCAACGGAAGAAGCCTTTGGCAGTGCCCCAGGAAGGCTCTTCAGGAGCCATGTGGGGAGATGACAGAGGTACCCCCACAGCTCAGAGTTATGATCAGAATCTTTCCCTTAGAGCAGCTGGGGACAAGGACAAAGTCTCTCTCAGCCCAGGACTCTGGCTGAGCAGTGGGATGGATACTGCAGGCTTGGAGCTGTCCATACAAATAGAAGAGGTCATAGAGAGCTTCCAAGTTGAGGAGTGTGCAACTGAGTATCAGGAAGGCTGCCAGGGACTGGGCTTCAGGGGCATTTCCCTGGGTCCTGGAGAAACCATACTACCTGGGGACACAGATAGCAGTGTGATCCCCTGGGGAGGCACAGTTGCAACAGCTGCCCTAGAAAAGGGAAACTATTGCAGCTTGTCAGGACCTTTGAGGGCCAACAGCTTGACCTTGAGGtccaaaaaaaatcaagaacaaagCCATGAAACCATAGGAGATCCCAATGATCTGTGGGCAGCAGGTTGCTTGCCATTGCTGGAAAGCAGAATTGGTGGTTCCACACTGGGGTCTGCCAAAAAAACCCTCCAGCCCACAGGCCAAGAGAATCTCCTTATCATAGGGACCCAGGATACCTCCTCCTTGCCTGAAGCCAGTCAAGAGGCAGGGAGCAGAGGCAAttccttttctcctctgttgGAAACCCCAGAACAGGTCAACATACTAGATGTTAAATATGACTATGGCCTCCAACGAAGGGTCAGCGAGGACACCTGCCCACTGAATGTTCATTCTTATGACCCTGAAGGAGAAGGTGGGGTGGATCCTGATCTATCCAAGCCTAAAAACCTTGCTCCTTTCCAAGAGAGTCAGGAGTCTTACACAACTGGGACCCTCAAAGCAACATCTCACCAGGGCCTTGGAAGCACTTCCACCAGATGGGGAACCAGGGATGCCATAGTTCTGAGAGAAACTTCTGTTAGTAAAACACATAGGTCAGCAGATAGggccaaaagaaaggggaaaaagaaggggaaggaagcagaggaagaggatgaggaaCTCTCCAGCTTTGCTTATCTCTTGGCCTCTAAACTTAGTGTCTCGCCAAGGGGACATCCTGCCAGTCCTCACCATACCTCAGGAGGTCAGGGCAGCCAGAGAGCATCCCACCTGCTCTCTTCTGAGGCAAGAGGCCCCAGCAAACCTCCAAATCCAGTTGCCAAGTCTGGGAAGCTACCTCTGTTTGAAGGTCCAGCCCCTACTGAAAAGAGACCCCACTCAGGAGCTCAACTTGGGGTCTGCGGGGAGAAACTCCTAGACCTGGGAGTAGTTCGACCCTCACAGCCTCGTAAAAGGCGGCGTGACAGTTTTGTCACGGGCAGAAGGAAGAAACGACGTCGTAGCCAGTAG